The following are encoded together in the Deltaproteobacteria bacterium genome:
- the gyrB gene encoding DNA topoisomerase (ATP-hydrolyzing) subunit B — MINLKVEEMKYGALNIKILKGLEAVRKRPSMYIGGIGIEGLHHLVYEVVDNSIDEAMEGFCNEIIITIHSDNSITITDNGRGIPVDIHPQEKIPAATLVLTTLHSGGKFDKKSYQISGGLHGVGISVVNALSESLVLKVYRNNFVYLQEFSKGKAITDLKKIGHTSKRGTSITFLPDKEIFGDIQFNYEFLSGKLRELAFLNKKIRIKLINERTQDENEFYYKEGIVSFVEFICKNKTLLFKKPIYFQVEENDIKIELALIYTTSYNSIIYSFVNSINTQEGGTHFSGFKNALTRSINNFGVNTEILKGLTLTGDDVREGLMGILSLKVANPQFEGQTKTKLVNLEVKGIVQSLVYDKLKEYFEEFPDIGKIIIERALQAYRAREAVRKARELVRKKTDLEGRTLPGKLADCQEKDPARRELFLVEGDSAGGSAKQARDRRYQAILPLKGKILNVERARVDKMLSSEEIRNIIIALGVGIGETLNIQKLKYKKIIIMTDADVDGSHIQTLILTLFFRYLRPLIEAGHIYIAQPPLYKIKAGRKELYIHTERDMRSFLINKGLKDIQIITKDGIINGKVLRKFTDKLFVYRDMVKRLKLRFGDDKIVRCLAMIDESYLNDEKKIIGYLSDYLERVWECRFVKIKTSDIGKEFIYEGKNGIKKVYIEDDFFTSPEFRILRRYSPYKDTGMPPFLCKIADNEVEFSTIEGILDFVEKKGKEGIEIQRYKGLGEMNPDQLWQTTMDPEKRELLQMKIGDVAETEGMFTLLMGEKVEPRREFIKENAHKVRYLDI, encoded by the coding sequence ATGATTAATCTTAAGGTGGAAGAAATGAAATACGGTGCATTAAACATAAAAATTCTAAAAGGATTGGAAGCGGTAAGAAAAAGGCCATCTATGTATATAGGAGGGATAGGAATAGAGGGATTGCACCATCTTGTTTATGAAGTAGTAGATAATTCTATTGATGAGGCAATGGAGGGTTTTTGTAATGAAATTATAATTACTATACATTCTGATAATAGCATAACAATAACGGATAACGGTCGTGGTATACCTGTAGATATTCATCCTCAAGAGAAAATACCGGCTGCCACACTCGTTTTAACAACATTACACTCCGGCGGGAAATTCGATAAAAAGAGTTATCAAATATCAGGTGGACTTCATGGTGTTGGTATATCTGTTGTAAATGCACTTTCTGAGAGTCTCGTTCTTAAAGTATATAGAAATAATTTTGTATACCTTCAGGAATTCAGTAAAGGGAAGGCTATAACGGACCTGAAAAAAATAGGCCATACAAGTAAGAGGGGAACAAGTATTACATTTCTTCCGGATAAAGAAATATTCGGTGATATCCAATTTAATTACGAATTTTTATCGGGTAAATTAAGAGAATTGGCTTTTTTAAATAAAAAAATTAGGATAAAACTAATCAATGAGAGAACGCAGGATGAGAATGAATTTTACTATAAGGAAGGTATAGTTTCATTTGTGGAATTTATTTGTAAAAATAAAACACTACTTTTTAAAAAACCTATCTATTTTCAAGTAGAAGAAAATGACATAAAGATAGAATTGGCACTTATATACACTACATCTTATAATTCTATTATTTACTCTTTTGTAAATTCTATAAATACCCAGGAAGGGGGTACACACTTTTCCGGATTTAAAAATGCTTTAACTAGATCAATTAATAATTTTGGTGTTAATACAGAAATACTTAAGGGGCTAACCTTGACTGGTGATGATGTAAGGGAGGGATTAATGGGAATCCTTTCTTTAAAGGTAGCCAATCCACAATTTGAAGGGCAGACAAAGACAAAACTGGTAAATTTAGAGGTAAAAGGTATTGTGCAGAGCCTGGTCTATGATAAGTTAAAAGAATACTTCGAGGAATTTCCCGACATAGGTAAAATTATTATAGAAAGGGCATTGCAAGCCTATAGGGCTAGGGAGGCAGTAAGAAAAGCAAGGGAATTAGTGAGGAAAAAAACAGACTTAGAGGGAAGGACCTTACCTGGTAAACTTGCTGATTGTCAGGAGAAAGATCCAGCCCGAAGAGAACTCTTTTTGGTAGAGGGGGATTCTGCTGGTGGTTCAGCAAAACAAGCCCGGGACAGGAGATATCAAGCTATCCTTCCTTTAAAAGGTAAAATATTAAATGTGGAGAGAGCGCGAGTAGATAAAATGCTTTCTTCGGAAGAAATAAGGAATATAATTATTGCTTTAGGAGTAGGGATAGGAGAAACACTTAACATACAAAAACTCAAATATAAAAAGATAATTATTATGACAGATGCAGATGTTGATGGTTCACACATACAAACACTTATTCTCACTTTATTTTTCAGATATTTAAGACCATTAATTGAAGCGGGACATATTTATATTGCCCAACCTCCACTATATAAAATAAAAGCAGGCAGAAAAGAGCTTTATATCCACACTGAGCGGGACATGAGGTCATTTTTAATTAATAAAGGACTAAAAGATATACAAATCATAACCAAAGATGGCATAATAAATGGAAAAGTATTAAGGAAATTTACGGACAAACTGTTTGTATATAGGGATATGGTTAAGAGATTAAAATTGAGATTTGGAGATGACAAAATAGTAAGATGTTTGGCAATGATAGATGAATCTTATTTAAATGATGAAAAAAAGATTATAGGCTATCTGTCCGATTATCTTGAAAGGGTGTGGGAGTGTAGGTTTGTAAAGATAAAAACAAGTGATATAGGGAAAGAGTTTATTTATGAAGGTAAAAATGGTATTAAGAAAGTATATATAGAAGATGATTTCTTTACTTCTCCGGAATTTCGTATATTAAGGAGATATTCCCCTTATAAAGATACAGGAATGCCGCCTTTTTTGTGTAAGATCGCAGACAACGAGGTCGAGTTTAGTACAATAGAGGGGATTTTAGATTTTGTAGAAAAGAAAGGGAAGGAAGGAATAGAGATTCAGAGATATAAGGGTTTAGGAGAGATGAATCCTGATCAATTATGGCAAACCACAATGGATCCTGAAAAAAGAGAGCTCTTGCAGATGAAAATAGGTGATGTAGCAGAAACGGAGGGAATGTTTACACTTCTTATGGGGGAAAAGGTGGAACCACGTCGGGAATTTATAAAAGAAAATGCTCATAAAGTAAGGTATTTGGATATTTAA
- the dnaN gene encoding DNA polymerase III subunit beta, with protein sequence MFIELSTKELKKTLYNLLLTASKDKNSIFSSTLMEVNGDEVFLSSTNLITKFKTVIKVSETDTQQLILCINTEKLYNTVKQITEDHTKLNITDKTINILSSHFKAQLKREDETLYPKPTKEEKESVGTIKSETIKKLIYFTAFSSGKNSINQEYNGIFFKSTENDITTVATNGYRLEETKKTELDNEEKLNEAQFLIDIDGAILLQHLLENGKTTISISDKNIYFNHNNNEIQIRLIQAVFPDYKAIIPEIKKDIIVKTKELRDAINSVLIINPKGFIDISSNKEGQLKITSNNEEGEIIDYILNEVKISDTIQFTINGKYVIDFLKLIQSEYITITFNNKNSPILFSTIDEPYYYKYMVVPIND encoded by the coding sequence AAAAGAACTAAAAAAAACATTATACAATTTATTATTAACTGCATCTAAAGATAAAAACTCAATTTTTAGTTCCACCCTTATGGAAGTGAATGGAGACGAAGTATTTTTGAGTTCAACCAATCTCATTACAAAATTCAAAACGGTAATAAAAGTCTCAGAAACAGACACTCAACAGCTAATATTATGTATAAATACAGAAAAACTATACAACACAGTAAAACAAATTACAGAAGACCACACCAAGCTAAATATAACAGATAAAACAATAAATATTCTAAGTTCTCATTTTAAAGCTCAATTAAAAAGAGAAGATGAAACTCTATACCCAAAACCTACAAAAGAAGAAAAAGAGAGTGTAGGAACAATTAAAAGCGAAACAATTAAAAAACTCATCTATTTTACTGCTTTTTCCTCAGGTAAAAACAGCATAAATCAGGAGTATAATGGTATATTTTTTAAATCAACAGAGAACGATATTACAACTGTTGCTACAAATGGTTATAGGTTAGAAGAAACAAAAAAAACAGAACTAGATAATGAAGAAAAGTTAAATGAAGCACAATTTCTAATAGATATTGATGGAGCAATCCTACTACAACATTTATTAGAAAATGGAAAAACTACAATAAGTATAAGTGATAAAAATATATATTTTAACCATAATAATAATGAAATACAAATAAGACTAATACAAGCTGTATTTCCAGATTATAAAGCTATTATACCAGAGATAAAAAAGGATATTATTGTAAAAACCAAAGAATTAAGGGATGCTATTAACTCAGTACTTATAATAAATCCAAAGGGTTTTATTGATATTTCTTCTAATAAAGAGGGTCAACTCAAAATTACCTCCAATAACGAGGAAGGCGAAATAATAGATTACATCTTAAATGAAGTAAAAATTAGCGATACCATCCAATTTACAATTAACGGAAAATATGTAATAGATTTCCTTAAATTAATACAAAGTGAATACATAACTATAACATTTAATAATAAAAATTCTCCCATCCTATTTTCTACTATAGATGAACCATATTATTATAAATACATGGTGGTTCCAATAAATGATTAA